From the genome of Candidatus Electrothrix communis, one region includes:
- the ppcA gene encoding phosphoenolpyruvate carboxylase, protein MSTQHPDNASIPFFASGSALVGEDEIREAYYAFSHLGCDEQMWDVEGKEIDTYVVKKLLSHYPEYFRENVLGEDLRLTLRVPNPTVEKTEGKILLETLESIPRSYDAARLFYERDVPPIFEVILPMATSACCIDRIYRYYADHIISRQQERFSCDDITIAEWIGEFAPSRIQVIPLFEDVETMLKAADIVADYLADKDVEDQRVFLARSDTAMNYGLVSAALTNKIALERLDELSQHSGVRIHPILGMGSAPFRGGLSPRTVERVGREYPSVPTFSIQSAFKFDYPIDEVRAACKHLRERTIGRAAPIDVERAESIIWRYSKAYRQRLVELAPHINRMAKYIPARRARKLHVGLFGYAREVGGMTLPRAISFTCALYSLGFPPELIAFEELSKDDLAFMLEVYPSFGEKLQDALCFADLDSPFITDSLRSALDRSGLQWTTNEEHLAIVQRMRSDLQRGDSAHITDMLVRAALVRRFLG, encoded by the coding sequence ATGAGCACCCAGCATCCCGACAATGCCTCAATCCCATTCTTTGCTTCGGGATCAGCACTGGTCGGCGAAGACGAAATCCGCGAAGCCTACTACGCCTTCTCGCATCTCGGCTGTGACGAGCAGATGTGGGATGTGGAGGGCAAGGAAATTGACACCTACGTGGTCAAGAAGCTGCTCTCACACTATCCCGAGTACTTCCGCGAAAATGTCCTCGGTGAAGACCTGCGCCTCACCCTCCGTGTGCCCAATCCGACCGTGGAGAAAACAGAGGGTAAAATCCTCCTGGAGACCCTGGAAAGCATCCCGCGCTCCTACGATGCTGCCCGACTCTTCTACGAACGGGACGTACCGCCAATCTTCGAGGTCATCCTTCCCATGGCGACCTCGGCCTGCTGCATCGACCGCATCTACCGCTACTACGCAGACCATATCATCAGTCGGCAGCAGGAGCGCTTCAGCTGCGACGACATCACCATCGCCGAGTGGATCGGCGAATTCGCCCCTTCCCGAATCCAGGTTATTCCCCTGTTCGAGGATGTGGAAACCATGCTCAAGGCTGCTGATATTGTTGCCGACTACCTTGCCGACAAGGACGTGGAGGATCAGCGGGTCTTCTTGGCTCGTTCGGACACGGCCATGAATTACGGACTCGTCTCGGCCGCATTAACCAATAAAATTGCCCTGGAGCGCCTGGACGAGCTTTCCCAGCATAGCGGGGTGCGCATTCATCCTATTCTCGGTATGGGATCAGCACCGTTTCGGGGTGGGCTTTCCCCTCGCACTGTCGAACGGGTGGGCCGCGAGTACCCCAGTGTACCCACCTTTTCCATCCAATCGGCCTTCAAATTCGATTATCCCATCGACGAGGTCCGGGCCGCATGTAAGCATCTCAGGGAACGCACCATAGGACGGGCTGCTCCCATAGATGTCGAACGCGCTGAGTCGATCATCTGGCGCTACAGCAAGGCCTATCGACAGCGTCTTGTTGAGCTTGCGCCCCATATCAACCGGATGGCCAAGTACATTCCGGCCCGCCGCGCACGCAAGCTGCATGTGGGTCTGTTCGGATACGCACGGGAGGTCGGCGGGATGACCCTGCCGCGTGCAATTTCCTTCACCTGTGCCTTGTATTCGCTAGGATTCCCTCCTGAACTCATCGCCTTTGAGGAACTGAGCAAGGATGACCTTGCCTTCATGCTGGAGGTGTATCCGTCCTTTGGCGAAAAACTCCAGGATGCCCTCTGCTTTGCCGACCTGGATAGCCCATTCATAACAGACTCTCTGCGCTCCGCCCTGGACAGATCCGGCCTGCAATGGACGACCAACGAGGAGCATCTTGCCATTGTCCAGCGGATGCGCAGCGATCTTCAACGAGGGGATTCGGCGCACATTACGGATATGCTGGTGCGGGCTGCGCTTGTTCGGCGGTTTCTAGGGTAG
- a CDS encoding universal stress protein: protein MNSTRVINKSEVIALATDGSSYNDGAVQEAIFLAQACGAKIVVLNVIPIDSGSATAIHSSAAAIRQETKDYMDNIGKLADDNGITCEIIIEESYQPDKTIVELAYKHKADLLIMGRHGKQGLLKLLVGSMTSKVIGHGFPKVLVVPKDFTISGDRVLLAVDGSEASEAAADEIIGMGLHCTNLKEVYALSVTHSESGLGEAKALAEAACKRGQEKAPRVIFHPMALVGKPAADVIAKAAEEKEVDMILIGGHGKGLSKLLMGHVTEKVIGKAHCAVLVIEKER from the coding sequence ATGAACAGTACACGAGTGATAAACAAGTCCGAAGTTATCGCCCTTGCCACAGACGGCTCTTCCTACAACGACGGGGCCGTGCAGGAGGCCATCTTTCTGGCCCAGGCATGCGGAGCAAAGATTGTGGTTCTCAATGTTATCCCTATTGATTCGGGATCAGCAACTGCAATTCATTCCTCAGCCGCAGCCATACGTCAGGAGACCAAGGACTACATGGACAACATCGGGAAGCTTGCCGATGATAACGGGATCACCTGCGAAATCATTATTGAGGAATCCTACCAGCCTGACAAAACCATTGTCGAACTGGCCTATAAACATAAGGCGGATCTCCTGATTATGGGGCGACACGGAAAACAAGGCTTACTCAAACTGCTGGTCGGCAGTATGACATCAAAGGTTATCGGGCACGGCTTTCCCAAGGTATTGGTTGTGCCGAAGGATTTCACCATCAGCGGGGATAGAGTACTCCTTGCTGTGGACGGCTCTGAAGCCAGCGAGGCTGCGGCAGACGAAATCATCGGTATGGGGCTCCATTGCACCAACCTAAAAGAGGTCTATGCCCTGTCAGTCACTCATTCCGAGAGCGGGCTGGGGGAGGCCAAGGCGCTTGCGGAAGCCGCATGCAAAAGAGGACAGGAAAAAGCGCCGAGAGTGATCTTTCATCCCATGGCCCTGGTCGGTAAACCTGCCGCTGATGTCATTGCAAAAGCAGCAGAGGAAAAGGAAGTGGATATGATCCTTATCGGAGGACACGGCAAAGGACTCAGCAAACTCCTCATGGGCCATGTGACCGAGAAGGTGATCGGCAAGGCCCATTGTGCTGTGCTGGTGATTGAAAAAGAGAGATAA
- a CDS encoding 4Fe-4S binding protein produces the protein MKILGILFSPEDAALASKLPHSLTPIDVLSKKLGLSEQYVSDKLTEMAKRGVVFDLVHKGRRYVMLPPVVIGFFEFVFMRARPDLPMKELAHLFETYFTEENGALARSFWQGQTQLTRTFVMEETIPQQIDHAEVLDWEKATHVISTATAISVSMCQCHHKAQHHGTACDKPEEVCLTFNYIAEGLSKNGHARAISKKEAMDILSRCKEHNLIQIGDNVQRRVSFICNCCSCCCTLLRGVRNYEINDGVVSSNWIMEVELSKCTGCGKCAKVCPVDAIRIDESEDRGRKKRWAVRNVEVCLGCGVCSKVCRSGGAVMQPRAKRIIAPETVFDQQIAMAVERGRLAELLFDNPEKLSHRALGRVVKLIEQSAPFRAAMASESIKSSFVNVLVKGAKKQAGELAEDLT, from the coding sequence ATGAAAATTCTGGGAATATTATTTTCCCCTGAAGATGCCGCACTTGCGAGTAAACTTCCACATAGTCTCACGCCAATTGATGTATTATCAAAAAAACTTGGCCTGTCGGAACAGTATGTTTCTGATAAATTAACAGAAATGGCCAAGCGGGGAGTCGTGTTCGATTTGGTACACAAGGGGCGTCGCTATGTAATGCTGCCTCCGGTGGTCATCGGTTTTTTTGAGTTTGTTTTTATGCGGGCCCGTCCAGATCTCCCCATGAAAGAATTGGCTCATCTTTTTGAGACATATTTCACTGAAGAAAACGGAGCTCTTGCCCGGTCATTCTGGCAGGGACAGACCCAGCTCACACGAACCTTTGTTATGGAGGAAACAATACCACAGCAGATCGATCACGCAGAAGTCTTAGATTGGGAAAAAGCAACGCATGTTATATCCACTGCAACGGCAATATCTGTCAGTATGTGTCAATGCCATCATAAAGCGCAGCATCACGGCACAGCTTGCGATAAACCTGAAGAGGTGTGTCTGACCTTTAATTATATAGCAGAAGGGTTATCAAAAAATGGTCATGCACGAGCTATATCAAAAAAAGAAGCAATGGACATACTCAGCAGGTGCAAGGAACATAATTTGATTCAGATCGGAGATAATGTTCAACGTAGAGTAAGTTTTATCTGCAACTGCTGCTCATGCTGTTGTACCCTGCTCAGAGGTGTCCGGAATTATGAGATAAACGATGGCGTTGTTTCGTCGAACTGGATTATGGAAGTTGAACTTTCAAAATGCACAGGATGTGGCAAATGCGCCAAAGTCTGCCCTGTTGATGCAATACGGATTGACGAAAGTGAAGACAGAGGGCGAAAGAAGAGATGGGCCGTACGCAACGTAGAAGTTTGCCTGGGCTGTGGGGTCTGCAGCAAAGTTTGCAGAAGCGGCGGTGCCGTTATGCAGCCCCGTGCCAAACGGATCATTGCCCCGGAGACAGTTTTCGATCAGCAGATTGCCATGGCTGTAGAGAGAGGCAGGCTGGCCGAACTTCTTTTTGATAATCCAGAGAAACTCAGCCATCGGGCATTAGGGAGAGTAGTCAAGCTGATTGAGCAGTCAGCCCCTTTCAGAGCCGCAATGGCATCGGAGTCGATTAAATCTTCTTTTGTCAACGTCCTGGTTAAAGGAGCGAAAAAACAGGCCGGAGAACTTGCGGAAGACCTTACCTAA
- a CDS encoding SulP family inorganic anion transporter, translating into MLFKIFPFLLWFKGYKTEMFWKQDLVAGVTVALVLIPQSMAYAQLAGLPAYYGLYAAFLPPMVAALFGSSRQLGTGPVAVVSLMSAASLEPLATAGSQEFITYSIMLALVVGLFQFSLGVLRLGMVVNFLSHPVINGFTNAAAIIIASSQFSKFLGYTWTRPRIITRP; encoded by the coding sequence ATGCTTTTTAAAATCTTTCCGTTCCTCCTCTGGTTTAAAGGATATAAAACGGAAATGTTCTGGAAACAAGATCTGGTCGCCGGTGTAACGGTCGCCCTAGTCCTCATCCCGCAATCTATGGCCTATGCTCAACTGGCCGGGCTTCCAGCCTACTACGGCCTCTATGCGGCCTTTCTTCCTCCTATGGTGGCAGCCCTGTTCGGTTCCAGCCGCCAATTAGGCACCGGGCCGGTCGCGGTTGTCTCTCTGATGTCGGCAGCTTCCCTGGAGCCCCTTGCCACAGCCGGTTCACAGGAATTCATTACCTACTCCATCATGCTGGCCTTAGTGGTTGGACTCTTTCAGTTCTCCCTCGGTGTCCTGCGTCTCGGCATGGTGGTCAACTTTCTTTCCCATCCGGTTATCAACGGCTTCACCAATGCTGCGGCCATCATTATCGCTTCGTCGCAATTTTCTAAATTTTTGGGGTATACGTGGACAAGGCCCCGCATCATTACGAGACCATGA
- a CDS encoding DUF3124 domain-containing protein, translated as MKDNWRGKMRLFSKKTTTPVVAILAALLFFGCSSQDEEAPPPAPSEEETVFIHDITITTGQTIFVPAYSEVHYAGKDLTMKLAVTLTIHNTDFTHPIIVTSVRYYNTKGKMVKEYLPKPQRLGPMASTDFFVGSGEQTGGVGTNFIVEWVAEQPVYEPVVETLMLSNSGTQGLSFTSSGRVIKHIETSH; from the coding sequence ATGAAAGACAATTGGAGAGGAAAGATGCGCTTATTTTCAAAAAAAACAACGACACCAGTAGTGGCCATCCTAGCAGCTCTTTTATTCTTCGGTTGCAGCTCGCAAGATGAGGAGGCACCGCCGCCAGCCCCCTCAGAAGAAGAAACTGTCTTTATCCATGATATTACCATCACAACCGGCCAGACCATCTTTGTTCCGGCCTACTCCGAAGTGCATTATGCCGGTAAAGATTTAACCATGAAACTGGCTGTGACCTTGACCATCCATAATACGGATTTCACGCACCCTATTATTGTCACATCAGTTCGTTATTATAATACAAAAGGAAAGATGGTGAAGGAATACCTGCCCAAACCGCAACGCTTAGGCCCGATGGCCTCGACGGATTTCTTTGTCGGCAGCGGTGAACAGACCGGCGGAGTCGGAACAAACTTCATTGTCGAATGGGTGGCTGAGCAGCCTGTTTACGAGCCGGTTGTTGAAACCTTAATGCTGAGCAATTCAGGTACGCAGGGGCTTTCCTTTACCAGCTCGGGACGGGTGATCAAGCATATTGAAACCAGCCACTGA
- the mtnA gene encoding S-methyl-5-thioribose-1-phosphate isomerase, whose product MQVNGTPYRCIWPEADGRSIGIIDQTKLPHRFETVSLRTLNDAVLAISDMLVRGAPLIGATAAYGVCLGLAEKTKDCSDTRLDTVCAALIAARPTAVNLRWAVERMRSLLSPLPPEKRLKAAYKEAADICDEDAQVNEALGEHGLELIKEKRAEKGDIVNILTHCNAGWLATVDWGTALSPIFKAHAAGIPVHVWVDETRPRNQGAHLTAWELAAAGIDHHLIVDNSGGHLMQQGQVDLCIVGTDRTTCTGDVCNKIGTYLKALAAADNGVPFYVALPSSTIDWTLEDGAAIPIEERDQEEVLLVSGLSEDGQVRQVRIAPEQTKAANPAFDVTPARLVTGLITERGVCEANKDALLALFPEYTS is encoded by the coding sequence ATGCAAGTAAACGGAACCCCTTATCGCTGTATCTGGCCCGAAGCTGACGGGCGCTCCATCGGTATCATTGATCAAACTAAACTGCCCCATCGTTTTGAGACCGTCAGCCTGCGCACCCTGAATGATGCAGTTCTCGCTATTAGCGATATGCTGGTACGTGGTGCCCCCCTGATCGGTGCCACCGCTGCCTACGGTGTCTGCCTGGGCCTAGCTGAGAAAACCAAAGACTGTTCAGACACCCGCCTGGATACTGTTTGTGCCGCCTTGATTGCTGCTAGACCCACAGCGGTGAATCTGCGTTGGGCCGTGGAACGGATGCGCTCCCTGCTGAGCCCCCTGCCGCCGGAAAAACGGCTGAAGGCGGCTTATAAGGAGGCTGCTGACATCTGCGATGAAGACGCCCAGGTCAATGAGGCCCTTGGCGAGCACGGCCTGGAGCTTATCAAAGAGAAGCGCGCAGAAAAGGGCGACATCGTTAATATCCTCACCCATTGCAATGCCGGGTGGTTGGCAACCGTGGACTGGGGCACAGCCCTATCGCCGATCTTCAAGGCTCACGCCGCCGGGATTCCAGTGCATGTCTGGGTTGATGAAACACGACCGCGTAATCAGGGTGCCCATCTCACAGCTTGGGAACTGGCCGCCGCAGGTATTGACCATCACCTGATCGTGGATAACAGCGGCGGCCATCTCATGCAGCAGGGTCAGGTTGATCTCTGTATCGTTGGCACGGATCGGACAACCTGTACCGGCGATGTCTGTAATAAAATCGGCACCTACCTGAAGGCCTTGGCAGCCGCTGACAACGGTGTTCCTTTTTACGTGGCCCTGCCCTCTTCCACCATTGACTGGACCTTGGAGGACGGAGCGGCAATTCCTATTGAAGAACGGGACCAGGAAGAGGTTCTCCTCGTTTCCGGTTTATCGGAAGACGGCCAAGTGCGGCAGGTACGGATTGCCCCAGAACAGACCAAAGCAGCCAATCCGGCCTTTGATGTCACCCCGGCCCGCTTAGTCACCGGCCTGATCACAGAACGAGGGGTCTGTGAGGCAAACAAGGACGCTTTGCTCGCTCTCTTCCCTGAATATACGAGCTAA
- the modB gene encoding molybdate ABC transporter permease subunit: MLTLSPDDIQAIKLSLQVAITATVIALPPGFAVAYLLALSNMRGKALLEGLVNLPLVLPPVVTGYLLLLLFGRKGWIGELLEKFDIRIIFTLRGAVIASAVVGFPLLVRSIRIGMEGIDRQYLQASRTLGAKWWDTLFTITVPLCSRAILAGMTLMFARSLGEFGATIVLAGNIPGITQTIPLAIYEYTSTPGGDSMALSLCLISILLSFAVLLIGEAANRSLARR; encoded by the coding sequence ATGCTCACCCTGTCCCCCGACGACATCCAAGCCATAAAACTCTCCCTGCAAGTGGCGATCACCGCGACCGTCATCGCCCTGCCGCCCGGTTTTGCCGTGGCCTACTTGCTAGCCCTGAGCAATATGCGCGGCAAGGCCCTGCTGGAGGGGCTGGTCAACCTGCCCCTGGTTCTGCCGCCGGTGGTGACCGGCTACCTGCTCCTCCTGCTCTTCGGGCGCAAAGGCTGGATCGGCGAACTGCTGGAAAAGTTCGATATTCGCATCATCTTCACCCTGCGGGGAGCGGTCATCGCCTCAGCCGTGGTCGGCTTTCCCCTGCTGGTTCGCTCCATCCGCATCGGCATGGAAGGCATAGATCGCCAATATCTCCAGGCCTCCAGGACCCTGGGCGCAAAGTGGTGGGACACCCTGTTCACCATCACCGTGCCCCTGTGCAGCCGAGCCATCCTCGCTGGCATGACCCTGATGTTTGCCCGCAGCCTGGGTGAGTTCGGAGCCACTATCGTGCTGGCCGGGAACATCCCCGGTATCACCCAGACCATCCCGCTGGCTATCTATGAGTACACCAGCACGCCCGGCGGCGACAGCATGGCCCTGTCCCTCTGCCTGATCTCCATCCTGCTCTCCTTTGCCGTGCTCCTGATCGGCGAGGCAGCCAACCGCAGCTTGGCAAGGAGGTAG
- the modC gene encoding molybdenum ABC transporter ATP-binding protein — translation MLLEIDVTKNFPGFTCHAAFTLESKQCGVFGPSGSGKSTLMHMLAGLLEPDKGFIRLNGRTLFDREQKISLPPDQRRIGVVFQHAHLFPHMSVQRNLFYGMNRLPKEERSIDPAHLIEVLQIDKLLARNVTKLSGGERQRVALGRTILACPQLILLDEPLSGLDGTLKYQIIPQLQQVFAEFSIPLLFISHSLQELRMMTEEVLVMQKGQLAQQLATEELARTSFGTGGQGYANLLHLDEMEDLGQLLRCRWGQIPIMLVKALDQRPGQFALNGRDILLFKKHPEASSARNMLACTVRRMYQTDWLVGVELECQGGQGDQNNTLIAEIVPQSVDELDIRPGSEVVAVFKASAFRRLY, via the coding sequence ATGCTGCTCGAAATTGATGTGACCAAGAATTTTCCCGGCTTCACCTGTCATGCCGCCTTTACGCTGGAGAGCAAACAATGCGGGGTGTTCGGACCATCAGGCAGCGGCAAATCCACCCTCATGCACATGCTGGCCGGACTGCTGGAGCCGGACAAGGGCTTTATCCGCCTGAACGGGCGCACCCTTTTTGACCGGGAACAAAAGATCAGCCTGCCGCCGGATCAACGCCGGATCGGTGTGGTCTTTCAGCATGCCCACCTCTTCCCGCACATGAGCGTGCAACGTAACCTGTTCTACGGCATGAACCGCCTGCCAAAGGAGGAGCGCAGCATTGATCCGGCTCACCTTATCGAGGTTCTTCAGATCGACAAGCTGCTGGCCCGCAACGTGACCAAGCTCTCCGGCGGTGAACGACAACGGGTGGCCCTGGGCCGCACCATCCTGGCCTGTCCACAGCTCATCCTGTTGGACGAGCCGCTCTCCGGTCTGGACGGTACCCTGAAATATCAGATCATCCCTCAACTCCAACAGGTCTTTGCCGAGTTCTCCATCCCCCTGCTCTTTATCAGTCACAGCCTTCAGGAGCTGCGCATGATGACCGAGGAGGTGCTCGTTATGCAAAAGGGGCAACTCGCCCAGCAGCTCGCCACCGAAGAACTTGCCCGGACCAGCTTCGGCACTGGCGGACAGGGATATGCCAACCTGCTCCATCTTGACGAGATGGAGGATCTGGGACAGCTGCTCCGCTGCCGCTGGGGTCAGATTCCCATAATGCTGGTCAAGGCTCTGGATCAGCGTCCGGGTCAATTTGCCCTCAACGGTCGGGATATCCTCCTGTTTAAGAAGCATCCCGAGGCTTCCAGTGCCCGCAACATGCTGGCCTGCACCGTGCGCAGGATGTATCAAACGGATTGGTTGGTGGGGGTTGAGCTGGAATGTCAGGGCGGCCAGGGCGACCAAAACAATACCCTGATTGCCGAGATTGTGCCGCAGTCTGTTGATGAGTTGGATATCCGACCAGGGAGTGAGGTAGTGGCTGTATTTAAGGCTTCCGCCTTTCGGAGGTTATACTGA
- a CDS encoding universal stress protein: MTEHKTRLMGEAKIIALATDGSSYTDGAVQETIFLAQGCGAKIIILNVISVDSESTTGLLASPMTVSQEVTDYLDNIKKMADDSGIECEIIVEESYYRPDKTIVDLAYKHKADVLVMGRHGKRGLLKLLVGSMTSKVIGHGFPQVLVVPNGFSIRGEKILLATDGSDAAETAAETAISMGKNCSDLKQVHVLSVTSSESELEQAQALAQAVCTQGREQAPSVNFHPLALVGKPSADVIAKTAEEKQADMILIGGHGKGLTKLLMGHVTEKVIGRAHCAVLVIEKKKNKENTAKNS, encoded by the coding sequence ATGACCGAGCATAAAACACGACTGATGGGAGAGGCTAAAATTATCGCCCTTGCCACAGACGGATCTTCGTACACAGACGGAGCAGTGCAGGAAACGATTTTCTTGGCTCAGGGATGCGGAGCAAAAATTATTATTCTGAATGTGATCTCAGTTGATTCAGAATCGACAACCGGCCTCCTTGCCTCCCCCATGACCGTAAGCCAAGAAGTGACCGATTATCTTGATAACATCAAAAAAATGGCCGATGACAGCGGCATTGAGTGCGAAATTATTGTCGAAGAATCGTACTATCGACCAGATAAAACAATTGTCGACTTGGCCTACAAACACAAGGCGGACGTCTTGGTCATGGGCCGTCACGGCAAAAGGGGCCTGCTGAAGCTGCTGGTGGGCAGCATGACCTCCAAAGTAATCGGACACGGCTTCCCCCAGGTTCTAGTTGTTCCTAATGGTTTTTCCATCAGAGGAGAAAAAATCCTGTTAGCGACAGACGGCTCAGATGCCGCTGAAACAGCGGCTGAAACAGCCATCAGTATGGGCAAGAACTGCTCCGATCTGAAACAGGTACATGTCCTTTCCGTGACAAGTTCCGAGAGCGAGCTTGAACAGGCTCAAGCCTTGGCCCAAGCGGTCTGTACCCAAGGACGGGAACAGGCACCGTCAGTCAATTTTCATCCCCTCGCCTTAGTCGGCAAGCCTTCCGCTGATGTCATCGCGAAAACAGCCGAAGAAAAGCAGGCGGACATGATCCTCATCGGAGGACACGGCAAGGGGCTGACCAAACTGCTCATGGGGCATGTCACCGAAAAAGTCATTGGTCGGGCCCACTGCGCTGTATTGGTGATTGAAAAAAAGAAAAATAAGGAGAACACTGCGAAAAACAGCTAA
- a CDS encoding SulP family inorganic anion transporter yields the protein MDKAPHHYETMIRVVQAACDYTHWPTLLYGIGAVVIMVILKRINPKIPAVLVAVAVTTLLSWATGFNRDAQVTLSAVHVPGIEKKIKDFNEAVTMINHHGQERADLGKAAEDLHNAELDVHGAPPPIEILEMEGKLAILTGQMDHAKHEAHLLRTELRRMKFKGMQEGEKYTFYAKGDIPSGVETDGRTWRLKVGNKPLDLENLLLTGGGAIVGKVPEGLPSFTMPDITTKSFFKLLPTAIIISLLGFMEAIAIAKAMAAKTGQKIDANQELIGQGLANILGSCGSSYASSGSFSRSAVNLQAGAVTGISSVVTSLMVVLTLLFFTPMLYHLPQATLAAVIMMAVIGLINTSGFVHAWKAQRYDGIISAITFAVTLYFAPHLDKGIMVGFALSMGVFLYKSMRPVVAELSMNEENVLKSAEHYRLKGCNHISVVRFDGALFFANASYLDEQVARFRTEHPDLRFILLDAKGINDMDASGEEALAMIVERLRAANLGFAMSGVKGQVMAVMERTHLFDKIGRENFYPNTKTAVAALTSKVHQDSDIPEGGCKNCPLTHYIPAS from the coding sequence GTGGACAAGGCCCCGCATCATTACGAGACCATGATCCGGGTCGTGCAGGCGGCCTGTGATTACACCCATTGGCCGACCTTGCTCTATGGTATCGGTGCGGTGGTAATCATGGTTATTCTGAAAAGAATCAATCCCAAAATTCCAGCGGTCCTTGTTGCGGTTGCGGTCACCACCCTGCTCTCATGGGCTACCGGGTTCAACAGAGATGCGCAGGTTACACTCTCTGCTGTTCATGTTCCAGGAATAGAAAAGAAAATAAAGGATTTTAATGAGGCTGTAACCATGATCAACCATCATGGGCAAGAACGGGCTGACTTAGGCAAGGCTGCTGAAGATCTTCACAACGCGGAACTGGATGTGCATGGAGCCCCGCCGCCGATTGAAATCCTGGAAATGGAAGGAAAGCTGGCAATTTTAACCGGCCAAATGGATCATGCAAAACATGAGGCTCACCTGCTCCGCACTGAACTCAGACGCATGAAATTCAAAGGTATGCAGGAAGGAGAAAAGTATACATTCTATGCCAAAGGCGATATTCCGTCCGGGGTAGAAACCGACGGACGGACATGGCGCCTCAAGGTAGGGAACAAGCCGCTTGACCTGGAAAACCTGCTCCTGACCGGCGGCGGTGCAATTGTCGGAAAAGTCCCTGAAGGTCTGCCCAGCTTCACCATGCCGGACATTACCACGAAGAGCTTTTTCAAGCTGCTGCCCACTGCAATTATTATCTCCCTGCTCGGTTTCATGGAGGCCATTGCCATTGCCAAGGCTATGGCGGCCAAGACCGGTCAGAAGATTGATGCCAATCAGGAGCTGATCGGCCAGGGGCTGGCTAACATCCTCGGTTCCTGCGGCTCCAGTTACGCCTCTTCCGGCTCTTTCTCCCGCTCAGCCGTCAACCTTCAGGCTGGTGCAGTGACCGGTATTTCCTCCGTGGTGACCTCCCTCATGGTTGTACTGACCCTGCTGTTTTTCACCCCCATGCTCTATCATTTACCCCAAGCCACACTGGCTGCGGTTATCATGATGGCGGTTATCGGGCTGATCAACACCAGCGGTTTTGTTCACGCCTGGAAGGCTCAACGCTATGACGGCATCATCTCGGCGATCACTTTTGCCGTGACCCTGTACTTTGCACCTCACCTTGATAAAGGCATCATGGTCGGCTTTGCTCTGTCTATGGGTGTTTTTCTGTACAAATCCATGCGCCCGGTGGTGGCCGAGCTGTCCATGAACGAAGAAAACGTCCTCAAGAGTGCGGAACATTACCGCCTCAAGGGCTGCAACCATATCTCAGTGGTCCGCTTTGACGGTGCTCTGTTCTTTGCCAATGCCAGCTATCTTGATGAGCAGGTTGCTCGATTCCGGACTGAGCATCCAGATCTGCGCTTCATCCTCCTTGACGCCAAAGGAATCAACGACATGGACGCCTCAGGCGAGGAGGCCCTGGCCATGATCGTCGAACGTCTACGAGCAGCCAACCTTGGCTTTGCCATGAGCGGCGTCAAGGGACAGGTCATGGCGGTGATGGAACGAACGCATCTGTTTGACAAGATCGGACGGGAGAACTTCTATCCCAACACCAAGACCGCTGTTGCCGCCCTAACAAGCAAAGTACATCAAGACAGTGACATACCAGAGGGTGGCTGCAAAAACTGCCCCCTGACCCATTACATCCCGGCGTCCTGA